A part of Pirellulaceae bacterium genomic DNA contains:
- a CDS encoding BBP7 family outer membrane beta-barrel protein — protein sequence MKSRILALITLLSTWTWQPTAVAQSDMHFTPSAAVRSLQDDSGSATPTFSTPAAKSRNVSLASSSGQDVDLSVIAPSAQNYTPYDLSSQSIGGCAQCTSDCGSGGLGCGRYGCAIPSCGWLSAETLLFFAADRQSPPLVMTAQDGVNPLDGQVAFGQTFESGVLPGFRVSAGRYLGSCGRLGVGARAYGIFDDRNDYSITSDGSTSVGVPFYNPLLTPNAGTDAFIVAGNLPNSDPISTGSLQAGERLSMIGAEASGYVLLSRTACHRFDMVAGYTYNQLRNSVFQNFVSTNLFDGDGIVDGTVFQYNDRFATENQFNGAHLGVLSSVVRKRVNLSTLAKVSFGNMRTRTQISGSGSTTVPGNPPDVDQHAGFFARASNIGNQEDNRFAFIPELGIKLGYCVRPNVQLSVGYTLLMWSSVGLAGQQIDPVVDTLDQTGYPRQLNQLSAYWMQSVDLGLTWSY from the coding sequence ATGAAAAGTAGAATCTTGGCATTGATCACGTTGCTTTCCACTTGGACTTGGCAGCCTACCGCCGTGGCCCAAAGCGACATGCACTTCACTCCCAGCGCTGCAGTGCGTAGCCTCCAGGACGATTCGGGCAGTGCTACCCCGACCTTCAGTACCCCTGCCGCCAAGTCTCGAAACGTCAGCTTGGCATCGTCGAGCGGCCAGGATGTCGATCTGAGCGTAATTGCACCGTCCGCGCAGAACTATACACCCTACGATTTGTCGAGCCAATCGATTGGTGGCTGCGCGCAATGCACTTCGGACTGCGGCAGCGGCGGCTTGGGATGCGGTCGCTACGGATGTGCCATCCCCTCGTGCGGTTGGCTTTCTGCCGAGACACTGCTGTTCTTTGCGGCTGACCGACAGTCACCACCGCTGGTCATGACAGCTCAGGACGGGGTGAATCCTTTGGATGGTCAAGTTGCATTTGGCCAAACCTTCGAATCCGGCGTGTTACCCGGATTTCGTGTCTCTGCAGGTCGCTACTTGGGATCGTGCGGCCGCTTGGGCGTGGGTGCGCGAGCTTACGGAATTTTTGACGACCGCAATGATTACTCTATAACCAGCGACGGCTCAACTTCTGTTGGAGTACCGTTCTACAATCCCCTGCTGACACCGAATGCTGGCACCGATGCTTTTATCGTGGCGGGCAATCTGCCTAATAGCGACCCCATTTCGACTGGCAGCCTGCAAGCGGGTGAGCGACTATCGATGATCGGAGCGGAGGCTTCCGGATATGTATTGCTCAGCCGTACAGCCTGCCACCGTTTCGATATGGTCGCGGGATATACCTACAATCAATTGCGGAACTCGGTATTTCAAAACTTTGTCTCGACCAACCTGTTCGACGGGGATGGCATCGTTGATGGAACAGTGTTTCAATATAATGATCGATTCGCGACGGAAAACCAATTCAATGGAGCCCACCTGGGCGTGCTAAGCTCGGTGGTACGTAAGCGTGTCAACCTGTCGACGCTGGCCAAAGTTAGCTTTGGCAACATGAGGACGCGAACACAGATCTCGGGCAGCGGGTCAACGACAGTACCCGGTAATCCACCGGATGTTGATCAGCATGCTGGCTTTTTTGCACGGGCGAGTAACATTGGCAACCAGGAAGACAATCGCTTCGCATTCATTCCTGAACTAGGAATCAAGCTGGGCTATTGCGTCCGCCCCAATGTACAACTGAGCGTCGGTTATACACTGCTGATGTGGTCGTCAGTTGGACTAGCCGGACAGCAGATTGATCCGGTCGTCGATACACTGGATCAAACTGGCTATCCACGGCAACTAAATCAATTGTCCGCCTACTGGATGCAAAGCGTAGACCTTGGCTTGACTTGGTCCTATTGA